The Halobacillus ihumii genomic sequence GTCCATACTCAATCGAAATCCCTGCTTCTTGCATACGGGTTAGTGCCTCCTCAAGATCATCGACCTCAATCGATAGGTCTGGCACAGGTGTCCCAGATCCTCCCTCTGAAAGGAAGCTAACTTGAGTGTCCATTTTCTCATGTGAACCGTATGTTGCAATAAATCCCATATCCATCAGTTTTTCAAGTCCGAGTACCTCCCCGTAAAAGTGCTTTGCTTTAGAAATTTCTTGCGTCTCAATATTGGCAACAATTCGTTTAACCTTCACTTTATATCCTCCTAAAATTGTGTTGTCCAAATTTTCATCTCACAGAAGGCTCAATTAAACTTTTCATAAAAAGGAATCGAAAGTACATAATAAAACGGGAATTATGATGAAGAGGTTCAACCTGACTAATAGACCGTTTGTCTTTATTTTGTATAAGTATATACCATGTTGAGGAGTTGACATGACAAAGTGAAATTTAAAAAGGAAAAGATCAACGTTGTAGATTTTCAACAAACTAAGAAAAGCGTGTATGCTACTGGGATAGGAAACGCTGTGGAATGGTTTGATTTCGGTTTATATTCATATTTGGCTGTTATTATTAGTCAAAACTTTTTTACCGGTGTTGAGAATGATCAGCTCAAATTGGTGTTCACATTCGCAACATTTGCGATTGCCTTTTTAATGCGCCCGCTAGGCGGTGTTATTTTTGGTAAAATCGGTGATAAATCAGGAAGAAAAGTTGTGTTAACGACCACAATTATTTTAATGGCTGCTTCCACATTACTAATTGGTTTATTACCCACCTATGATCAAATAGGTATATGGGCGCCTATACTGTTATTAATAGCTAGAATTATTCAGGGCTTTTCAACTGGCGGTGAGTACGCTGGTGCAATGGTCTATATTGCAGAATCTTCCCCAGACAATAAACGCAACATGCTTGGAAGCGGACTGGAAATTGGCACGCTCGCTGGTTTTATATTAGCTTCAATACTTGCCAGTGCACTCTTTATGATTTTATCAAACGAACAGATGGCCTCATGGGGCTGGAGAATACCATTTCTACTCGGCTTACCTTTAGGGTTTGTTGGATTGTACTTAAGAAGAAGTTTAGAAGAAACACCGATTTTTGAAAATGAACTTGCCGATGATGAAGCCGAAGAGGAGAGCTTCCTGTCTATTTTAAAAAATCATAAAAAAGATGTTCTTGTATGTTTTGTAGCTGTCGCATTCTTTAATATTACAAACTACATGTTACTATCATACATGCCTTCTTATTTAAGTGCAGTTATTGGATTATCCAGTACAACAGGGACATTAATCATTACGATTATTATGGTTATTATGGTGCCGCTGGCTCTAATGTTTGGAAGGCTCAGTGATAATATTGGGAACAAAACTGTTTTCCTGATTGGTTTAGGCGGATTAACGCTATTATCTGCCCTAGCTTTTTATCTAATGAACTTGGATTCTTTAGTGTTTATTTCTTTAGGAATCCTCATTTTGGGTGTTCTGCTTTCAACTTATGAAGGTACAATGCCTGGATCATTACCCACGATGTTCACAACAGATATTCGCTATAGAACACTAGCCGTGACCTTTAATGTCTCCGTTTCATTATTTGGCGGAACTACCCCATTAGTTGCTACATGGTTAGTTTACCAAACAGGAAATAGCTTAGCACCTGGGTTCTATCTGACAATCGTTAGTATCATAGGGTTTTTAGTGATCGCATTCTTTTTCAGTAACACGTCTGGAAAATCCCTGAAAGGTTCATACCCGACAGTAGCTTCAAAATCCGAGTATAAAGAAGCTGTTGAAAATCCAAAAGTTGCATTATGGTGGAAAGAAGAAATGGAAGCTGCTGAGGAAATAGGCACAGTTGAAGAAAAAAGGGACGATTCGGATTCAGATAAATAAAGAAAAACATCAGGGAAGGGGCGATGACACAAGGTTACGCTCCTTCCCTGTTTAATTGGTCATAATGTTGTTTTCGCTACATTCACTACAATAAATCCTTATATACAATATTATGGTAAAGGTTCATAGTCCATTTCCTGATCACTGACAGTTGTAAAGACCTACTTACCATCAGTTCTTGGCAATGGATAGAAACCGCCATTAAATTGCTCCCATAAATTAGGTGGTAAATCATGTTTATCTTCTCTATTAGGATCGAATTTTGAAATGATTTCCTCTTCTTTACCATTTTGAATTTTATTAATGAAATTATGATCTAATAGAATTTCTCTACCTAATGCTAACAATTCAACATTTTTTGATTCTACAGCTTCTAATGCTTGTTCAGCAGTAAATATTGATCCAATACCAACTAATGGCATACGACCGTCCATCCATTGATGAAGTAATTTTATTCTTTCTTCTCCTTGATACTTACCTTCACGAGTTTTAGAGTGTACATTCATTAATGAAACATGTAAAAAATCTAACGGCTTTTCAATTAAAGTTTTCACCAATTCTTCTGTAATTTCCATACTTATACCTGGAGTTTCTGCTTCTTCTGGTGAAAATCTATAACCAACGATAAATTTTTCATCTGCATGGACCTTAACAGTATTAACAACCTCATCTACAACTTTAATTGGGAATTTCAATCTGTTTTCTCCCCACTCATCATCACGACGATTATAATATGGTGAAACAAATTGATGTATTAGATAATGGTTTGCACCATGGATTTCTACACCATCAAACCCTGCTTCGATAACTCTTCGTGTTGCCTCACCAAATCCTTTAATTGTGTGTTCAATTTCTTCTTGAGTAATTTCTCGAGCATGATGTTCCTCTTTTTCATCGAAACTCTGTAAAGTTATAGGGCTTGGAGCAGCTACATCTCCATTTGGTGTTAAATATGGTAGTGACTGTGCCCCACCATGATGTATTTGTACAATAGCTTTTGCTCCATTTTTCTTCATGGCTTTAGCTAACCGTTTTAAACCACCAAGGTCTGAATCATGTGCAACTGAAGGTTGTCCAGGAAATGCTTTTCCTAAATCAGTCACATTACTAGCCGCAGAAATAGCTAATCCTACATCTTTAGAACGTTGTTCCACATAATTAATTTCCACATCAGAAATTGTACCATCATCGTTAGAAGATACATGAGTGAGTGGCGCTAAGACGAATCTATTTCTTAATTCTACTTTGTTGGGTAATGTTACTTTTTCAAATAATGGTTCAAACTTTTTATCCATTTCTACACTCCTATAAATTTTAGTTTAAAAACTATTACAATGTTTTTGTGAATACACTAATTCAAACAGCCATGATGGCTCATCATCAAAAATAATGTGCAAACGCCAAATGGTTTACACCCATTGTTTGAAATATGAATAACAACTCCAGTAAATGGTTACGACCTAAACGATAACCCAATGGACTTCGACCAGGTCTAGAATCGGGGTTTTCCGATAAGTCGATATACAAGGTTTGCGTAAATGGTTTAAATACCCCCGGGCTATTTTTCTCTGTTAGTTCACGATAATCTTTAATTAATGCGACCTGTTCCCTAATACTCCGTGAATATTTAGATCCAGCTTCAAGACTCCTTTTATTCTTCCTTTTTACTACAGTCTTCTACATATAAAACTTTCTAATTCTTTAATCACATCTTCATTTCTACGGTAATAGGTCCACTGGCCAATTCTTCTCGTCTCTAAAAGGCCACTTTTCTGTAACAATGCTAAATATTGAGAGATCGTCGACTGGCCTAAACCTATTTTATCGCGAATATCCCCTACACACACCCCTCCTGGAAAGTCATCACCCTTATGGATATGGGCTTGAGTAGGGAAGTTTTCTTCAGGTTGTTTTAGCATTTGTAATATTTTTAACCTGGTGTTATTGGACAATGCTTTAAACATATCTACAAATTTCTCATCTTGTTGACCTTCAATCATTTATTGATCTCCTTTCTATAGAAAGAAAGACACTCCCGCTTAAGTCAGCTGTCAGAACAAAAGATCAGCCAAAGAAGAGGATCCTTATTCACTAACAGCTTCTTTTAACAATTCAAAGGAACGTTTTCGTTTTTCAAAGTCGTAAATAGGCGAAATTGCCATTAGTTCGTCAATGGGTAATTCATTCGTTAAATTCTTTATTTCTTGAGCTACCGTTTCTTTGGAGCCATTCATATAAGTTTCTTTGACGTTTTCTATTTCTCGTTTTTCAGATGGGATTACAATTCGTCTCCCTTCAGAAAGAACTTGGACAATACTTTAATCGGTATATTCCGATATATAGATACTATAACTTTGTCTTTATATTGTCAATCATTCACTTTCATATTTAAATTACTTATTATAAATTCTTACTCAATTATCTAACCTTTTACGCAAGAGAGGCGCTAGTTCCTTATTCAAGGAAAGCGACTGTTTAATAAAAACCAGATAGTTGTTAAATAAACTCTATCTTTATCATTTATTCATATAATTCTTCTGGTTCATAAGCTTCCGACCAATGGTACGGTTGTACTTCTGATAAAGTCTTAAAAACCAGACTTTTTTCTGGTACAGTAACTGCTACTTTAACGTCTGAGCCCCAATAGAAAAGTCTTTCTTGGCATATTCCACATGGTGATAAAACCTTAAATTCCGAGTTCTCATCATCACGAACTACACATATTGAATGCGTTACTTTCTTTGACAATTTATGAGCCTCTAATATGGATCCAGTTTCCATGCACAGTTCCGTAGATGCGTTTATTACTTCAGGTGCTATACTCGTCAAGATTGTACCGTCTTCTAAACTCATTGCTGCAGCTCCGCCCCAACCAGTTGGGTATTTTCTTTCAATAAGTTCAATTGCTGCCTTATATAGTTTCTTTTCTATATCCATCTCAATGCCTCCGTTTATGTGATCCTTTATTACGTTACAACATTTTTATGATCGTCTTTGTTTCCAGAAAACACCCTTAAAATGAACAGTGAGTACATTATCAAAGCGGTAGATGCATTTCTTTTTTGGGGTTATAAACTTTAAGCCAATTCTCTGCTTCTTCCTTCATCCAATTTCCAAAATGATTCAAGAATTTCAATACTTCTTCTGAATTCAATAAAGGATTAATTGCGTACCAAAGCGCTGTTCTCATCTCTTGCTCTTTTTCAGGATAATGCTTCGAAAATAGTTTATGGGCTGGATATAGATCTCTCGTGTAAGATCGCTCCTGAACAATGACAAGCGCAAGACCAGCCCTCACAATAATTCTCATGATCCATGAACAGCAATCCTTAATGTCCTCAATGTCGTTATTTCCCGTTAAATCATGCTTGGCTTTATCAATCAGAGATGTTAAGTGAATGAGGTGTTCATTCGCTAAGGAGCTATCGGGTTTATAATCAGGGAGCTTACTTATTAGGTTTTCACCATAAACACAAACACCATAGGTTTTTAGGATAAACGGAATCATGGAGCAATAGTTTGACTCCTCAACCTCACTTAAAGGGCAGAATCCTAATTCTACACCGTTTATAAAAGAGAATTCTTGATCAATAAATTGTTCAGTCTCCTCCACCCAATCAAGGTCAATATCTTGAGGATCAGAATAGGTTACTATTATTGCGTCAACATCAGATACACCTTCAATGTCTAACCCTCTTGGAACAGATCCTCTTATATAAATGCTGTGAATCTCTTTTGGTAATACGGAAAGACAGCTTTCATTTATTCGTTGGATTACTTCTCGAAATTTATTATTGATTTTTTTTGGATCAGACTGGTTTATTATATTGCCTTTGTCGTCTACAGAACATAAAGATCCTATTTCTTTAATTTCAGTCATGATATAATCCCCATTTCTTTACTGCATATCGTTTAAGTATATTTCTTCACAACGATTTCAACATAAATATCCAATTAAAAAAAGGTAATTTCATTCACAATCTGTCCTT encodes the following:
- a CDS encoding VOC family protein encodes the protein MKVKRIVANIETQEISKAKHFYGEVLGLEKLMDMGFIATYGSHEKMDTQVSFLSEGGSGTPVPDLSIEVDDLEEALTRMQEAGISIEYGPAEESWGVRRFFVRDPFGKLLNILIHM
- a CDS encoding MFS transporter, producing MKFKKEKINVVDFQQTKKSVYATGIGNAVEWFDFGLYSYLAVIISQNFFTGVENDQLKLVFTFATFAIAFLMRPLGGVIFGKIGDKSGRKVVLTTTIILMAASTLLIGLLPTYDQIGIWAPILLLIARIIQGFSTGGEYAGAMVYIAESSPDNKRNMLGSGLEIGTLAGFILASILASALFMILSNEQMASWGWRIPFLLGLPLGFVGLYLRRSLEETPIFENELADDEAEEESFLSILKNHKKDVLVCFVAVAFFNITNYMLLSYMPSYLSAVIGLSSTTGTLIITIIMVIMVPLALMFGRLSDNIGNKTVFLIGLGGLTLLSALAFYLMNLDSLVFISLGILILGVLLSTYEGTMPGSLPTMFTTDIRYRTLAVTFNVSVSLFGGTTPLVATWLVYQTGNSLAPGFYLTIVSIIGFLVIAFFFSNTSGKSLKGSYPTVASKSEYKEAVENPKVALWWKEEMEAAEEIGTVEEKRDDSDSDK
- a CDS encoding NADH-dependent flavin oxidoreductase, yielding MDKKFEPLFEKVTLPNKVELRNRFVLAPLTHVSSNDDGTISDVEINYVEQRSKDVGLAISAASNVTDLGKAFPGQPSVAHDSDLGGLKRLAKAMKKNGAKAIVQIHHGGAQSLPYLTPNGDVAAPSPITLQSFDEKEEHHAREITQEEIEHTIKGFGEATRRVIEAGFDGVEIHGANHYLIHQFVSPYYNRRDDEWGENRLKFPIKVVDEVVNTVKVHADEKFIVGYRFSPEEAETPGISMEITEELVKTLIEKPLDFLHVSLMNVHSKTREGKYQGEERIKLLHQWMDGRMPLVGIGSIFTAEQALEAVESKNVELLALGREILLDHNFINKIQNGKEEEIISKFDPNREDKHDLPPNLWEQFNGGFYPLPRTDGK
- a CDS encoding ArsR/SmtB family transcription factor — protein: MIEGQQDEKFVDMFKALSNNTRLKILQMLKQPEENFPTQAHIHKGDDFPGGVCVGDIRDKIGLGQSTISQYLALLQKSGLLETRRIGQWTYYRRNEDVIKELESFICRRL
- a CDS encoding cytidine deaminase, with amino-acid sequence MDIEKKLYKAAIELIERKYPTGWGGAAAMSLEDGTILTSIAPEVINASTELCMETGSILEAHKLSKKVTHSICVVRDDENSEFKVLSPCGICQERLFYWGSDVKVAVTVPEKSLVFKTLSEVQPYHWSEAYEPEELYE
- a CDS encoding nucleotidyltransferase — protein: MTEIKEIGSLCSVDDKGNIINQSDPKKINNKFREVIQRINESCLSVLPKEIHSIYIRGSVPRGLDIEGVSDVDAIIVTYSDPQDIDLDWVEETEQFIDQEFSFINGVELGFCPLSEVEESNYCSMIPFILKTYGVCVYGENLISKLPDYKPDSSLANEHLIHLTSLIDKAKHDLTGNNDIEDIKDCCSWIMRIIVRAGLALVIVQERSYTRDLYPAHKLFSKHYPEKEQEMRTALWYAINPLLNSEEVLKFLNHFGNWMKEEAENWLKVYNPKKEMHLPL